TGAGGAGAAAAATCAATGCCGGTATATGTATATTCACCATTTTGAAAAACGCTGAAAACATATGAATTCCAGTTTATTTTGCCAATATCGATAATACTTGCCGAGACTTCCAATTTATTGATAGGTTTGTATAAAACTCCACAATCGATTGCAAATCCTTTGTTTTGATTGTTTAGAAGATAATTGCTGAGAAAGTAGTCTGCATCCTCGTCAATCATTTCAAAGTCCTCAATTTCTTGAGTTTCAGAATTTAAAATAAGGTTTGCAGGAATGGATGCATCTACCTGAACATCAGAGTAAAGATCGATATAATATGTATTTGGATTTGTATATAAAGTAATGTCGAATTTGCTTGTATTTAAATTTGCTTGACCCGAAAGTAGTTTTGCTTTTACTCCGGCAGTAATTTTTCTATTTATTTCGTATGAAAATCCGAAGGCATATTCTAAATATAAATCGAATTGAAGCTTGAAATTGCTAAAATCGAAGGTTTCACCAATATGATTGCCATTTCCTTCGCTTACAAAAGTTACCAAATCTTTCGGGATATTTACATTCAAATTATTTTTTAAAGTCATATCGAAAGAAAAAAACATCTTATTGTTTCTCAATCCTAACGAAATAATATTTAAATCTAAGTTATTCGCAAAATAATTATCCTCAGCAAAATGATTAGAAAGTTCGTGAATATTTGTATTCAGCATTTCATAATAATCGAGGTCTTGAAATCCGAGATTCAAAGCCAGGGAACTTAATGCCGGAAAGCCAAAAAACACATTGCAATCTGCATGAAAAGCCGGATTCAATGTATTTTTCTGATTTATGTTATTCATAAAATACAATGTCTGACTTTGAGAAAAAGCTGAAATTGAAATAAATGAAATAACAACTGCTATTAGTATTGATTTATATAAAAGTTTTAATTGCATAGTATTTAGTTTTTAAATAACAGTCTAATTTTCCAATTCAAACATCCCTGTAATTTTTATTGCAAGATATACATCAAGCGTATAATCAAGATATAGTTTAACGACTTGTTCTCCGTTGTTTGTGGTTGAAAGTTTGGCTGAAACAATAAGCTGATTGGAGTTTTCAATATTGTCCATTCTATTTTTATCAATTGATACTTCTGTGCTACTTTCGCTCGACTCCGACACTTTTCCATTTTCATCGACTTTGGCGGCTGATAGCAAGTCGATATTTAAGGAATCCAAATGAGTATCAGCGACAGAATCGGCAAAAATCACATTTATATTCAGATCGAAAGGAAATCCATTATCTACAAAAATATTTAAAAGAGCAGACTCAATATCCTGATTTTCATTATCTCCAAGCAATCCACCTTCTCCAAAATCTAATTCTATAGTGTCTTTTAACATAAGCTCAGAGCATTTTAGCTCAAGAGGCAAGTCGAGCTCAATGCCGATATCTACTTTGCTAGTGTTTGTAACAAAATTTGAATATATTACTCCGGTAGTTGCAGAATCGGGATTTGTAATTACTGCACCTGAAAAGTATAATTCTTTTGGAGGAAGTGCAATTAACTCAACAATATTTGAAGTTTCTTTCCCGATAATTAGTGTTTCGGAAATTTCGTCACCAACAAAAATTGGAGATGGAAATTGCATTGTGTCAGATTCAAATTCGACAAAATCGTTGTCATACGATTTCCCTGTCATATCTATATCAAATGCTGCGGGTAGCCCAATCGAATTTGTAATATTAATCTTTAAATTTGGATTGCTTAGCTCAAAACCTCCTGAAATGTCTTTTAAAATGTCTATACCAAGGGGTAGAGTATCTGTAGGAATTTCGATAACTTGCCGTCCAATATATCCCTCAATTAATGTAAATTCTAATTCGTTAATCTCAAATTCAATTGCTACACTATTAGACGAATCGAATTCTACATACTCGTTAGATGCAAAAATCTTGAGTTCGTATTCCATTTGCAGAATATTAAAACCGGTATCGGTATTTGCCGTAAGGTCGAAAATGCTGTTCGACAAATCCCAGATTCCATTAATATTTGAGCTTGAAAGATCAATTATGTGAATAGCCGGAAAACCATTCCTAATTACGTAAGGAAATTTTAGTTGTGCCTGTACATTTGTCTGTATATCATTGATAATACTATATTCTATGATAGCTTTTGACATGTGGATTGTTGTAAGTCTTTCTCCACTTTCAACCCCAAAATCGATATTTGTGGTATCTTTTGTGAAAACCTGTTCCGGAATATTTGCAATTCCATGAATAACTTTTACATCTTTTGTTGAAATACTGAGTATCAAGCCCATACCGAGATTTATTGGAACTAAGTTTGTTCCACTACCGGGCGAACTTAAAGTTATCAACTCGACTATAAAATTGCTTGAAATTGTTTGCCCACTCACATCAATCGTATCGTAGATTGTCTCGCCAACTGCTATTACAGGATATGTAACATATGAAATTTCGAAATTTGTTTCATTGAGATCGCATTGCAGAGATGCTTCTAAATTTTCTACTACCACAGGCAGATTATTTGTAATCGTCATTATGATAAAACCTTCAGAAAAAGTTACTTCAGCAAATTCATCGAACTCATCAAATAAAAGTGTATCGGCTTCTAAAGTTTGCAATGGGGGAAATACTGAATTAGTACCATGCAATGAATCTATTAAATTGGCTGTGGCTGTATCAACTTTTTCAATTAATGAATCTAAACGCAACTCTGTCTCATTTGGTCCATAATTGCTCAGTTCTATTTCTCCGAGTTTATAATTTTCCTCAATTATATCTTGTTCAGGAATTTCAATAATTTCCGAAACATCGAACGAAAAAAGAGAATCGTCTTTGTAGGCAAATCTTATGAAATTGTCCTTATCGACAAAAATTAAGGAGTCGTCTGGTTCTACAGCATCGCTCAAACTAAGTTGTGTATGCCCTATAGGTAAAGCCATGCTTGGGTTCCACGAAAGATCTTCAGGCTTTTTAATATCTTTTCGGCAAGATGATAAGACCAAAAAAAATATTACTATGATTATTGTAAATGATGATATTTTGTTCATGTTATCATGTTTTTCTTAAATTATTCTCAGCAAAATTAATAATTCGTATTTATACATATATATTTAACAATTGTTTACTAATTTATTGTTAAAGTCCTAAGGAATTTTCATTAACAAAAGATCGTACCAAACTATGTAAGTAAAACTCATTAGTCATGATTCAAGTTTTTTTGATATGAAGTTTTATAATTTCCGTAAAAAACAAAAGGAGCCCAATAGAATGGTTGAGCCCAGTAAGAGTCGTGTTTTTCGTTAATGAAATCTCTTTTAACTTTATTGAGTGCCAAAGAATATGACATATTTTCAGCGGCTAATAAAGAATAAAATTCACTCATAAAACATTCAGTAGATTTGTCTGACACTGACCATAAGGTAGAAGATACACTATTGGCACCGGCAATAAGAAATGCTTGCGACAAGCCTACAACTCCTTCACTACTATATATTTTCCCACTTCCTGTCTCGCACGACGAAAGATTTACGAAATCGGTATTTATTTTTAGTTTATAAATTTCATCAACTGTCAGAAATCCGTCTTCATTTTTCATATCTTCGGATTGCGACAATACTATTGCAGATAATTTGGGCAATTCTTGAACTGCCATACTATGAGTAGAAATATGGATTATTTTATATTTTTGAAGAGCAGATTTTTCAGAAAGCCTTTTTATCTGATGCTCTGTAACATCTGAATATGTAAAATGATTAGCTTCCTCGAATATAGAAGATAGTTGAGCTATTTCTTTTTCTGAGCCTATCAGATGATTCATTTTGCCTATTTCTAATTGCTTATAAATTTTTGCAATATTGTCCACTGTGTTACCTTCGAACAAATCTATTCGAGCCTGTTCAATGTCTTGAGCATCTGTTTCGTTAATTTGAATAGTATCAAAATTGTTAATAGCAGAACATGCACCAAAAATGATAATATCTTTGGGCAAACTATAATTTCGATTTTTGAGTATTTCTAATGTTGACAGCGATTGTGAATAAGATATATTATGAGTTTCTATGAAATATTCATCTTTTTCGTTGATAAATGCCTCGAAAGGCAAAAGATGAAACATACCATCGGGGACTATTAACAGTTGTGATTTGCTTGATATTTCACTATCTAAATCGGAAATTAAAAACTGATATAATGCTTTTGCTATCTGTCTCTGAATTTCAATTAAATTGTAATCAGTAAGTGGTCTTGAAATAAGACTTCTATAATAGGAGACAATTTGTAAGAATAATTCCATATTTATTTTCTTATTGGACGAAGTATCATAGTTTTCCAATTTGTCTAATTCGTTTTTTGAACCATTTGTTTCTATATATTCTCTCAAATACGGTTTAATTTTTGGAATAATTGATAAATTAAATTCTGATTTTCTCTTATTCATAGAAATCACTGTATCTTTTGATATATACATTTGAATTAAATAGCTATAGTCTGAAGCTGAGAATATTACAATTCCAATTGAGTCTGAAATATTCTCTTGAATACTTTTAATTGACATGCTATTTTTTTGGCCATTTTCATTTTTTAGTTTTTTGTCGAGAACTTTTGCTTTGCTATACTCTATAGTTGAAAATGTACTCTCAATGTCGTCAGACATGTAATAAGCTAAGATTAAACGATGATAATTTCTAATTAACTG
The sequence above is drawn from the Bacteroidota bacterium genome and encodes:
- a CDS encoding CHAT domain-containing protein, translating into MKIIKNLPTLIIVFILSVLILFSCKNENKKADNLLRKGKELHEQGRCVDALKLYNKALLAENSLPEIRKEKLIKLHIAKGESYKEFSINDTALVEFEQALKISEEINDTLNIAICYKKYGETNRKLKKYKEAIENYNISLQLFEKIDKKDKIIQVLMLQSITKRFVDTTYIECHNIANKAFQFAKQYDDPQLIYDALFNIGDIHFKINQIDSCLIYFNKAIDFAKESKETVLHSYGIFRLGQIYYKQFKDYSKAIQIFKESIEQEKKERNNQILIAKSMSNISTIYDYLKNFDIAITYGKETIKIFNEIGNKKLESDVLGNLINTLVSDRKFESALSYVNDFKELKLSLNDSLGYAMSLYKLGQIYFMLDSLERAINVLNSSKAVYEKWGNEEDLIIISSGIASAYADMGEAELALPNYLKVKAYYENKNGIVKLIAIYHNLGTIYSLLENFSEAKKYFHKSINLIKKIMNRISVKYQIDFYSQLIRNYHRLILAYYMSDDIESTFSTIEYSKAKVLDKKLKNENGQKNSMSIKSIQENISDSIGIVIFSASDYSYLIQMYISKDTVISMNKRKSEFNLSIIPKIKPYLREYIETNGSKNELDKLENYDTSSNKKINMELFLQIVSYYRSLISRPLTDYNLIEIQRQIAKALYQFLISDLDSEISSKSQLLIVPDGMFHLLPFEAFINEKDEYFIETHNISYSQSLSTLEILKNRNYSLPKDIIIFGACSAINNFDTIQINETDAQDIEQARIDLFEGNTVDNIAKIYKQLEIGKMNHLIGSEKEIAQLSSIFEEANHFTYSDVTEHQIKRLSEKSALQKYKIIHISTHSMAVQELPKLSAIVLSQSEDMKNEDGFLTVDEIYKLKINTDFVNLSSCETGSGKIYSSEGVVGLSQAFLIAGANSVSSTLWSVSDKSTECFMSEFYSLLAAENMSYSLALNKVKRDFINEKHDSYWAQPFYWAPFVFYGNYKTSYQKNLNHD